Proteins from one Apis cerana isolate GH-2021 linkage group LG11, AcerK_1.0, whole genome shotgun sequence genomic window:
- the LOC107996013 gene encoding valine--tRNA ligase isoform X1, giving the protein MIDMKTEEIKKETDVPLKSAKQLQKEAKKQAKLEKFKQKQEKKESDKIPKIKEKNEKIEKKKESKELAIYTINTLEGDKKDVTCPMPDAYSPKYVEAAWYAWWEKQGFFKPEYKKKNILEPNPKGKFIMVIPPPNITGFLHLGHALTNAVEDAITRWNRMKGLTTLWNPGCDHAGIATQVVVEKKLWKEEQKTRHDVGRENFIEKVWKWKEEKGDRIYLQLRKLGGSFDWDRACFTMDPKLCRAVSEAFIRLHDENIIYRSNRLVNWSCTLKSAISDIEVDKLELTGRTLLSIPGYQEKIEFGILVLFAYEVIDFEKKIIVATTRIETMLGDTAIAVHPKDSRYIDFIGRYVQHPFCDRKLPIIADEFVEMEFGTGAVKITPAHDPNDYEVGKRHNLPFITIFDDTGNIIGDYGQFTGMKRFHVRAAIIKELIAKNLFIEIKENPMVVPICSRSKDVVEPLMKPQWYVKCSEMASKAKDAVKSGELKIIPSRYKKIWYHWMENITDWCISRQLWWGHRIPAYYVKIINPNIKVKLDDDYWVSAHSENEAKKKAAKQLGISVDNIIVEQDPDVLDTWFSSGLFPFSIFGWPDKTEEFEAFYPGTLLETGHDILFFWVARMVFLGQKLIGKLPFKEVYLHAMVRDAHGRKMSKSLGNVIDPMDVINGISLEDLHKQLINSNLDPKEFKYAIEGQKRDFPQGIPECGTDALRFALCAYTMQGRDINLDILRVQGYRFFCNKIWNATKFALMYLNSNFDEDVQSTNDIVVGDNDWYQNTLKEKCVQEALNNYLADYSYLDGYKPSQIDTKVYQTFIELDNDFTNYPHLHRWYKHMASYNNQERSMFHAEKGKILSQCGCKIHDHNNKKKQLHCESNIDSWMLSRVSYAIKTCNEAMTQYDFPTATTACYNLWLYDLCDIYLEYLKPVFQSDDVKRKYAAKKTLFKTLDIGLRLLSPFMPFITEELYQRLPHKKQFYPSICVSPYPEVTEYSWRNEEIEKDVDFINKVIKNIRSTRATYNLPNKIKTEAFLVCNSNSLKEKLLEYQLLIETLSYSTLNTTEPPTGCAIITITDKIQVHLLLKGLIDSKKEIEKLSKKQEQLIDVIHKIKQTMEIPDYNVKVPLDVQDNNTEKLTNNEGELQRIIDALSVLRAI; this is encoded by the exons ATGATTGATATGAAAACtgaggaaattaaaaaagaaacagacgTTCCGCTGAAAAGTGCAAAACAGTTAcaaaaagaagcaaaaaaacaagcaaagttggaaaaatttaagcagaaacaggaaaagaaagaaagcgataaaattccaaaaattaaagaaaaaaatgag aaaatagaaaagaaaaaagaatctaaagaATTagctatatatacaataaatacacTTGAAGGAGATAAGAAAGATGTTACATGTCCAATGCCTGATGCATATAGTCCAAAATATGTTGAAGCTGCATGGTATGCATGGTGGGAAAAACAAGGTTTTTTTAAACCTGAATATAAA aaaaagaatatattagagCCAAATcctaaaggaaaatttattatggtGATTCCACCACCTAATATAACTGGGTTTCTTCATCTTGGACATGCTTTAACTAATGCTGTAGAAGATGCTATTACAAGATG gaaTCGAATGAAAGGACTTACAACATTATGGAATCCAGGTTGTGATCATGCAGGTATTGCTACTCAGGTAGtagttgaaaaaaaactttggaaagaagaacaaaaaacACGCCATGATGtaggaagagaaaattttatagaaaaagttTGGAAATGGAAAGAAGA aaaaggAGACAGAATTTACCtgcaattaagaaaattaggtGGATCATTTGATTGGGATCGAGCTTGTTTTACAATGGATCCAAAATTGTGTCGTGCTGTTTCAGAAGCATTTATAAGATTGCATgatgagaatataatatatagaagtaATAGATTAGTCAATTGGTCCTGCACATTAAAAAGTGCTATTTCTGATATAGAA GTTGATAAACTCGAATTAACTGGTCGAACATTACTTTCAATTCCTggatatcaagaaaaaatagaatttggaattttagtattatttgcTTATGAAGTGATagactttgaaaaaaaaataatagttgcTACTACTCGCATTGAAACAATGCTTGGAGATACAGCTATTGCTGTTCACCCAAAAGATAGTAGATATATTGATTTCATTGGAAGATATGTACAACATCCATTTTGTGATAGAAAATTACCAATTATAGCTGATGAATTTGTAGAAATGGAATTCGGAACAg GTGCTGTAAAAATTACACCAGCTCATGATCCTAATGATTACGAAGTTGGAAAGAGACATAATTTAccatttataactatttttgaTGACACTGGAAATATTATTGGAGATTATGGACAATTTACG GGTATGAAACGATTCCATGTTCGAGCagctataataaaagaattaattgcaaaaaatttattcattgaaattaaagagaatCCTATGGTTGTGCCGATATGTAGTCGATCTAAGGATGTTGTTGAACCATTAATGAAACCTCAAtg gtatgTAAAATGTAGCGAAATGGCCTCAAAAGCAAAAGATGCAGTAAAATCcggcgaattaaaaattattccgtctcgatataaaaaaatttggtatCATTGGATGGAAAATATCACAGATTGGTGTATATCTCGGCAATTATGGTGGGGTCATCGTATTCCTgcttattatgttaaaataattaatccaaaTATAAAAGTCAAG CTAGATGATGATTATTGGGTAAGTGCACATTCAGAAAATGAAGCTAAAAAAAAGGCTGCAAAACAGTTAGGTATATCtgtagataatattattgttgaaCAAGATCCTGATGTATTAGATACATGGTTCTCTTCGGGTCTGTTTCCATTTTCGATATTCGGATGGCCAGATAAA actGAGGAATTTGAAGCATTTTATCCTGGTACATTATTAGAAACTGgacatgatattttatttttctgggTAGCAAGAATGGTCTTTTTAGGTCAAAAGTTAATAGGAAAATTACCATTTaa AGAGGTTTATTTACATGCTATGGTACGAGATGCTCATGGCAGAAAAATGAGTAAATCATTAGGAAATGTTATAGATCCTATGGATGTAATTAATGGGATATCATTAGAA GATCttcataaacaattaataaattcaaatttggatccaaaagaatttaaatatgctATTGAGGGACAAAAACGTGATTTTCCACAAGGGATTCCCGAATGTGGAACTGATGCTTTAAGATTTGCACTTTGCGCTTATACGATGCAAGGCCGCGATATTAATCTTGACATTCTTCGCGTGCAGGGATATCGATTtttctgtaataaaatatggaatgCGACGAAATTCGctcttatgtatttaaattctaattttgatgAAGATGTTCAATCG acAAATGATATTGTAGTAGGTGACAATGATTGGTatcaaaatactttaaaagaaaaatgtgtgCAAGaagcattaaataattatttggcAGATTATTCTTACTTAGATGGATATAAACCTTCACAAATTGATACAAAAGTTTATCAAACCTTTATCGAACTTGATAATGATTTTACTAACTATCCTCATTTACATCGTTGGTATAAACATATGGcatcttataataatcaagaaaGATCTATGTTTCATGCAGAGAAaggtaaaatattatctcaatGTGGTTGTAAAATACATGATcacaataataagaaaaaacag TTACATTGTGAGTCAAATATAGATTCTTGGATGCTTTCTCGCGTAAGTTATGCAATAAAGACATGTAATGAAGCAATGACGCAATATGATTTTCCAACCGCCACTACTGCTTGCTATAATCTTTGGCTATATGATTTATGCGATATTTATTtg gagTATTTGAAACCAGTATTTCAAAGCGAtgatgttaaaagaaaatatgcagcaaagaaaactttatttaaaacattagatATAGGATTAAGATTGTTAAGTCCTTTTATGCCATTTATAACAGAAGAACTTTATCAACGTTTGCctcataaaaaacaattttatcctAGTATTTGTGTTAGTCCATATCCAGAAGTTACAgag tattctTGGAGGaatgaagaaatagaaaaagatgttgattttatcaataaagtaataaaaaatattcgatcaacGCGTGCAACATATAATTTACCAAATAAAATCAAGACTGAAGCATTTCTTGTATGTAATTCTAATAGCTTAAAAGAAAAGCTTTTAGAATATCAATTGTTGATAGAAACTTTATCTTACTCTACACTCAATACAACAGAACCACCAACAGGATGTGCTATCATTACTATCACGGATAAAATTCAAGTTCATCTATTgctaaaa GGTTTGATCGATTCAAAGAAGGAGATAGAGAAACTTAGCAAAAAACAGGAGCAATTAATAGatgttattcataaaattaagcaAACAATGGAAATTCCTGATTATAATGTTAAAGTACCTTTGGATGTACAAGATAATAACACAGAGAAACTAACAAACAATGAAGGAGAATTGCAACGAATCATTGATGCATTGTCGGTATTACgggcaatataa
- the LOC107996013 gene encoding valine--tRNA ligase isoform X2 produces MKGLTTLWNPGCDHAGIATQVVVEKKLWKEEQKTRHDVGRENFIEKVWKWKEEKGDRIYLQLRKLGGSFDWDRACFTMDPKLCRAVSEAFIRLHDENIIYRSNRLVNWSCTLKSAISDIEVDKLELTGRTLLSIPGYQEKIEFGILVLFAYEVIDFEKKIIVATTRIETMLGDTAIAVHPKDSRYIDFIGRYVQHPFCDRKLPIIADEFVEMEFGTGAVKITPAHDPNDYEVGKRHNLPFITIFDDTGNIIGDYGQFTGMKRFHVRAAIIKELIAKNLFIEIKENPMVVPICSRSKDVVEPLMKPQWYVKCSEMASKAKDAVKSGELKIIPSRYKKIWYHWMENITDWCISRQLWWGHRIPAYYVKIINPNIKVKLDDDYWVSAHSENEAKKKAAKQLGISVDNIIVEQDPDVLDTWFSSGLFPFSIFGWPDKTEEFEAFYPGTLLETGHDILFFWVARMVFLGQKLIGKLPFKEVYLHAMVRDAHGRKMSKSLGNVIDPMDVINGISLEDLHKQLINSNLDPKEFKYAIEGQKRDFPQGIPECGTDALRFALCAYTMQGRDINLDILRVQGYRFFCNKIWNATKFALMYLNSNFDEDVQSTNDIVVGDNDWYQNTLKEKCVQEALNNYLADYSYLDGYKPSQIDTKVYQTFIELDNDFTNYPHLHRWYKHMASYNNQERSMFHAEKGKILSQCGCKIHDHNNKKKQLHCESNIDSWMLSRVSYAIKTCNEAMTQYDFPTATTACYNLWLYDLCDIYLEYLKPVFQSDDVKRKYAAKKTLFKTLDIGLRLLSPFMPFITEELYQRLPHKKQFYPSICVSPYPEVTEYSWRNEEIEKDVDFINKVIKNIRSTRATYNLPNKIKTEAFLVCNSNSLKEKLLEYQLLIETLSYSTLNTTEPPTGCAIITITDKIQVHLLLKGLIDSKKEIEKLSKKQEQLIDVIHKIKQTMEIPDYNVKVPLDVQDNNTEKLTNNEGELQRIIDALSVLRAI; encoded by the exons ATGAAAGGACTTACAACATTATGGAATCCAGGTTGTGATCATGCAGGTATTGCTACTCAGGTAGtagttgaaaaaaaactttggaaagaagaacaaaaaacACGCCATGATGtaggaagagaaaattttatagaaaaagttTGGAAATGGAAAGAAGA aaaaggAGACAGAATTTACCtgcaattaagaaaattaggtGGATCATTTGATTGGGATCGAGCTTGTTTTACAATGGATCCAAAATTGTGTCGTGCTGTTTCAGAAGCATTTATAAGATTGCATgatgagaatataatatatagaagtaATAGATTAGTCAATTGGTCCTGCACATTAAAAAGTGCTATTTCTGATATAGAA GTTGATAAACTCGAATTAACTGGTCGAACATTACTTTCAATTCCTggatatcaagaaaaaatagaatttggaattttagtattatttgcTTATGAAGTGATagactttgaaaaaaaaataatagttgcTACTACTCGCATTGAAACAATGCTTGGAGATACAGCTATTGCTGTTCACCCAAAAGATAGTAGATATATTGATTTCATTGGAAGATATGTACAACATCCATTTTGTGATAGAAAATTACCAATTATAGCTGATGAATTTGTAGAAATGGAATTCGGAACAg GTGCTGTAAAAATTACACCAGCTCATGATCCTAATGATTACGAAGTTGGAAAGAGACATAATTTAccatttataactatttttgaTGACACTGGAAATATTATTGGAGATTATGGACAATTTACG GGTATGAAACGATTCCATGTTCGAGCagctataataaaagaattaattgcaaaaaatttattcattgaaattaaagagaatCCTATGGTTGTGCCGATATGTAGTCGATCTAAGGATGTTGTTGAACCATTAATGAAACCTCAAtg gtatgTAAAATGTAGCGAAATGGCCTCAAAAGCAAAAGATGCAGTAAAATCcggcgaattaaaaattattccgtctcgatataaaaaaatttggtatCATTGGATGGAAAATATCACAGATTGGTGTATATCTCGGCAATTATGGTGGGGTCATCGTATTCCTgcttattatgttaaaataattaatccaaaTATAAAAGTCAAG CTAGATGATGATTATTGGGTAAGTGCACATTCAGAAAATGAAGCTAAAAAAAAGGCTGCAAAACAGTTAGGTATATCtgtagataatattattgttgaaCAAGATCCTGATGTATTAGATACATGGTTCTCTTCGGGTCTGTTTCCATTTTCGATATTCGGATGGCCAGATAAA actGAGGAATTTGAAGCATTTTATCCTGGTACATTATTAGAAACTGgacatgatattttatttttctgggTAGCAAGAATGGTCTTTTTAGGTCAAAAGTTAATAGGAAAATTACCATTTaa AGAGGTTTATTTACATGCTATGGTACGAGATGCTCATGGCAGAAAAATGAGTAAATCATTAGGAAATGTTATAGATCCTATGGATGTAATTAATGGGATATCATTAGAA GATCttcataaacaattaataaattcaaatttggatccaaaagaatttaaatatgctATTGAGGGACAAAAACGTGATTTTCCACAAGGGATTCCCGAATGTGGAACTGATGCTTTAAGATTTGCACTTTGCGCTTATACGATGCAAGGCCGCGATATTAATCTTGACATTCTTCGCGTGCAGGGATATCGATTtttctgtaataaaatatggaatgCGACGAAATTCGctcttatgtatttaaattctaattttgatgAAGATGTTCAATCG acAAATGATATTGTAGTAGGTGACAATGATTGGTatcaaaatactttaaaagaaaaatgtgtgCAAGaagcattaaataattatttggcAGATTATTCTTACTTAGATGGATATAAACCTTCACAAATTGATACAAAAGTTTATCAAACCTTTATCGAACTTGATAATGATTTTACTAACTATCCTCATTTACATCGTTGGTATAAACATATGGcatcttataataatcaagaaaGATCTATGTTTCATGCAGAGAAaggtaaaatattatctcaatGTGGTTGTAAAATACATGATcacaataataagaaaaaacag TTACATTGTGAGTCAAATATAGATTCTTGGATGCTTTCTCGCGTAAGTTATGCAATAAAGACATGTAATGAAGCAATGACGCAATATGATTTTCCAACCGCCACTACTGCTTGCTATAATCTTTGGCTATATGATTTATGCGATATTTATTtg gagTATTTGAAACCAGTATTTCAAAGCGAtgatgttaaaagaaaatatgcagcaaagaaaactttatttaaaacattagatATAGGATTAAGATTGTTAAGTCCTTTTATGCCATTTATAACAGAAGAACTTTATCAACGTTTGCctcataaaaaacaattttatcctAGTATTTGTGTTAGTCCATATCCAGAAGTTACAgag tattctTGGAGGaatgaagaaatagaaaaagatgttgattttatcaataaagtaataaaaaatattcgatcaacGCGTGCAACATATAATTTACCAAATAAAATCAAGACTGAAGCATTTCTTGTATGTAATTCTAATAGCTTAAAAGAAAAGCTTTTAGAATATCAATTGTTGATAGAAACTTTATCTTACTCTACACTCAATACAACAGAACCACCAACAGGATGTGCTATCATTACTATCACGGATAAAATTCAAGTTCATCTATTgctaaaa GGTTTGATCGATTCAAAGAAGGAGATAGAGAAACTTAGCAAAAAACAGGAGCAATTAATAGatgttattcataaaattaagcaAACAATGGAAATTCCTGATTATAATGTTAAAGTACCTTTGGATGTACAAGATAATAACACAGAGAAACTAACAAACAATGAAGGAGAATTGCAACGAATCATTGATGCATTGTCGGTATTACgggcaatataa